The window GACGATCAGCAGGTCCAGGTCGTCGACGGGCAAGGTCGGGAGTTCCTCGTAGGCCCGGTCGCGCAGTTCGGGCTCGCGGTCGAGAACGGCCTCGGCCGGCACGCCCTCGACGTGGGTCGCCCGGTCCGCGGCGTTCTCGATCAGCGCGATCCCGCCCAGGACCGGGAGCTCCTCGAAGAGGATCGCCGCCCGCTCGCGGATCTCCTCGCCCATGTCCCCCGCCAGCGCGGCGTTGTGCATCGTCTCCGCCCCCTCCCGTTTGCCCATCCCGATCACGGCCATCTTGCAGAGGCCCGACTCCACCTCGTCGGAGAAGTCGGTGTGCGGCTTGATCCGGTTCGCGAGCAGAATTGCGTCGGCCTCGCTGGCGATCCGGTCCGCGTAGATCGGACGCCCGTCGCGTTCGCCCACCTCGACGACGTCCATGCTCGCCCGGATCGGACAGCCGATCGATTCCTCGGTGATCCCCAGGTCCGCCAGCACCTCGCGCTGGCCCTCGGCGGTCGCCCCGCCGTGGCTCCCCATCGACGGGAAGACGAACGGCTCGTACCCCCGCTCCTGCAGTTCGGCGACCGCGCCCGCGAGCAGTTCGGGGAAGTCGCGGATCCCCCGGCTGCCCGCCGTGACGGCGACGCTGGCGCCGTCCGGGAGCGACGCCAGTGCGG of the Halomicrobium salinisoli genome contains:
- a CDS encoding DUF362 domain-containing protein, whose product is MSLDVPDPEHLAKANDATAADLPRVAPARVEWDADSIEDVRAAGREAVADLPALASLPDGASVAVTAGSRGIRDFPELLAGAVAELQERGYEPFVFPSMGSHGGATAEGQREVLADLGITEESIGCPIRASMDVVEVGERDGRPIYADRIASEADAILLANRIKPHTDFSDEVESGLCKMAVIGMGKREGAETMHNAALAGDMGEEIRERAAILFEELPVLGGIALIENAADRATHVEGVPAEAVLDREPELRDRAYEELPTLPVDDLDLLIVDEMGKEVSGTGLDTNVVGRTYFRGEDEPESPDYTRVYVRSLTAPSHGNALGVGLADMVHRDLAAEVDLADTYLNIATSGELRRAKLPLIAPDDETAVLLAPSTTGTPDPGELRIARIPNTMEPGELVVSEPVARELRDREDVTVGELRPLSFEDGELPADPYRH